Proteins co-encoded in one Streptococcus pyogenes genomic window:
- a CDS encoding response regulator transcription factor, which yields MYKILAIDDDKEILKLMKTALEIENYHVITCQEIELPIVFDDFKGYDLILLDIMMPNISGTEFCYKIREEVHSPIIFVSALDGDNEIVQALNIGGDDFIVKPFSLKQFVAKVNSHLKREERAKIKNEAEERVKRSFPPIEIYLEERMLYIDKQPLFLTYREYEILELLSRHPYKVFTKEEIYEQVYSDEASALFHSISEYIYQIRMKFSSFGINPIKTIRGIGYKWDV from the coding sequence ATGTATAAGATTTTAGCCATAGATGATGATAAAGAAATTCTGAAGCTTATGAAGACTGCTTTGGAGATTGAAAATTATCATGTTATAACCTGTCAAGAGATAGAATTACCAATAGTTTTTGATGATTTTAAAGGATATGATTTGATCTTATTGGATATCATGATGCCTAATATAAGTGGAACTGAGTTTTGTTATAAAATTCGGGAAGAAGTTCATTCTCCAATTATTTTTGTTAGCGCTTTAGATGGCGATAATGAAATTGTCCAAGCTTTAAATATAGGGGGAGACGATTTTATTGTGAAACCATTTAGCTTAAAACAATTCGTAGCTAAAGTTAACTCTCATTTGAAGAGAGAAGAGAGAGCAAAGATAAAGAATGAGGCTGAGGAGAGAGTGAAGCGTAGTTTTCCACCTATAGAAATCTATCTAGAGGAACGTATGTTATATATTGATAAACAGCCGTTATTCCTGACTTATAGAGAGTACGAAATTTTAGAATTACTGTCACGTCATCCGTATAAAGTTTTCACAAAAGAAGAGATATATGAACAAGTATATAGCGATGAAGCTTCAGCATTGTTTCATTCTATTTCAGAATATATCTATCAGATTAGAATGAAATTTTCAAGTTTTGGAATTAATCCAATAAAAACTATTCGCGGGATTGGTTATAAATGGGATGTTTAA